A single window of Tetrapisispora phaffii CBS 4417 chromosome 16, complete genome DNA harbors:
- the HRP1 gene encoding Hrp1p (similar to Saccharomyces cerevisiae HRP1 (YOL123W); ancestral locus Anc_3.49), translated as MNSEDEDFNDIYGNDEEQTTQKGTVVAQESANVEDVEKPKEAEKETASSSLDQLAALQALSSNLTNLANQGSSTESVTPKAVGESNESNSNDDASASVNNQDVSSTNQSTPGMPAGNNLPWDQLRQTMSQFQPPMPQQQQQQQPPQMNNDSQRKVKADLSKDSCKMFIGGLNWETTEDTLRDYFNKYGSVVELKIMKDNNTGRSRGFGFLTFENASSVDEVVKTQHILDGKVIDPKRAIPREEQDKTGKIFVGGIGADVRPKEFEEFFAQYGTIIDAQLMLDKDTGRSRGFGFVTYDSPDAVDRVCQSKYIEFKGKQIEIKRAEPRNNQKASGQTNNMNNMNNGMGNMNMMYQNPMMGGFNPMYNQQAMTDYYQQMQQYYQQMQQQTGVDYSQMFQQQMQMMMPGMNPGAAGADPSKPGQPMGGSPSSNSATPQDNNDVQTLGNEQNKMEDKHGLPKGPRRPSAGSSDYDRYNDNDDYQYRGGNTGRRLNHRIGSNKNNYRGSGRGGRRSHGYHPYNR; from the coding sequence ATGAATTCTGAGGACGAAGACTTTAACGATATTTACGGTAACGACGAAGAACAAACTACTCAAAAGGGAACTGTTGTCGCTCAAGAATCTGCAAACGTAGAAGATGTTGAAAAACCTAAAGAAGCAGAAAAGGAAACTGCCAGTTCGTCTTTAGATCAATTAGCTGCTTTACAAGctctttcttcaaatttgaCAAATTTAGCTAATCAAGGTTCTTCGACAGAATCTGTCACTCCAAAAGCAGTAGGAGAAAGTAATGAAAGTAATAGTAATGATGATGCTTCTGCATCAGTGAACAATCAAGACGTTAGTTCCACTAATCAGTCTACACCAGGTATGCCAGCAGGCAATAATTTACCATGGGATCAACTGCGTCAAACAATGTCACAATTTCAACCGCCTATGCcacaacagcaacagcaacagcaaccACCACAGATGAATAATGATTCTCAAAGAAAAGTTAAGGCTGACTTATCAAAGGATAGTTGTAAAATGTTTATCGGTGGTTTAAACTGGGAGACTACAGAGGATACTTTACGCGATTACTTCAATAAATACGGTAGTGTTGTTGAATTAAAAATCATGAAAGATAATAACACAGGTAGATCTAGAGGTTTCGGTTTCttaacttttgaaaatgcTTCAAGTGTTGACGAAGTTGTTAAAACTCAACATATTTTAGACGGTAAAGTTATTGATCCAAAGAGAGCCATCCCAAGAGAAGAACAAGATAAAACTGGTAAAATTTTCGTTGGTGGTATTGGTGCTGATGTTAGACCTAAGGAATTCGAAGAATTTTTTGCTCAATATGGTACTATCATTGATGCTCAATTGATGTTAGACAAAGACACAGGTAGATCTAGAGGTTTTGGTTTTGTTACGTACGATTCTCCAGATGCTGTTGACAGAGTTTGTCAAAgcaaatatattgaatttaaaggTAAACAAATCGAAATCAAGAGAGCTGAACCAAGAAATAACCAAAAGGCTAGCGGTCAAACTAATAATATGAACAACATGAACAATGGTATGGGCAACATGAATATGATGTATCAAAACCCGATGATGGGTGGTTTCAACCCAATGTATAACCAACAAGCTATGACTGATTATTATCAGCAAATGcaacaatattatcaacaaaTGCAACAACAAACTGGTGTTGATTACTCCCAAATGTTCCAACAACAAATGCAAATGATGATGCCAGGTATGAACCCAGGTGCCGCCGGAGCTGACCCTAGTAAGCCGGGCCAACCAATGGGTGGTTCTCCAAGTTCAAACTCTGCTACTCCACAAGATAATAACGATGTTCAAACTTTAGGtaatgaacaaaataaaatggaAGATAAGCATGGGCTACCAAAGGGTCCAAGACGTCCAAGTGCAGGCTCCAGTGACTACGACCGTTATAATGATAACGATGACTATCAATACAGAGGTGGCAACACCGGTCGTAGATTAAACCACCGTATCGGTAGCAATAAGAATAACTATCGTGGTAGTGGTCGTGGTGGTAGACGTTCTCATGGTTACCATCCATATAATCGTTAA
- the MSN1 gene encoding Msn1p (similar to Saccharomyces cerevisiae MSN1 (YOL116W); ancestral locus Anc_3.57), with protein MDIIEGDGSINNRVGDLERQVLMFERMLLTLSGTLDQHFKKYDMLISTQQQQMAELNAIISTLLNDQYRHSEITREKLSSALHGISATSASVSTTMNDTSLRVVSNSSNSNDQLPVNDGYKGLHGNIDINRLEGSSMSQSSSLHTPLINNSAFLPTKLSQSSGIQNTNNMVNDYLKTPVSNYYSTVATTMQNSNSLNHSSISIAQDPGAVNVTEPIKSGNVIFYNQAEKSTEPTRNISVDDRNVEMNGTRQRKKKKNVFVGEFQFIKSPHSILDLWKEYTEGINGQPSIRELESIYQTGWRRDPAVNKRFSRRKVLYKAIENGLNRGYTLEYIIDLLEDFRFTDETKKQKRPIGWIFHSANIPNLLK; from the coding sequence ATGGATATAATAGAAGGAGATGGTTCTATTAACAATCGTGTCGGCGATTTGGAAAGACAAGTGCTCATGTTTGAGCGTATGTTGCTTACGTTGAGTGGGACGTTAGATCAGCATTTTAAGAAGTATGACATGTTAATCTCCACGCAGCAACAACAAATGGCAGAACTGAATGCAATTATTTcaactttattaaatgacCAATACAGACATTCAGAAATTACAAGAGAAAAGTTGTCAAGTGCTCTACATGGAATTTCTGCCACATCAGCATCAGTCTCTACAACAATGAACGATACAAGTTTGAGAGTAGTAAGTAATAGTAGTAACAGTAATGACCAATTGCCCGTTAATGACGGTTACAAAGGGCTCCATGGAAATATCGACATAAACAGACTGGAAGGGAGTTCGATGTCACAATCGTCTTCATTACATACACCATTAATAAACAACTCTGCATTCTTACCAACAAAATTATCACAGTCTTCGGGTATacaaaatacaaataatatggTAAACGATTATTTGAAGACACCTGTATCCAATTATTATTCTACCGTAGCTACGACTATGCAGAATTCAAATAGCCTGAAccattcttcaatttctaTAGCGCAAGATCCTGGTGCCGTGAATGTCACTGAACCAATTAAAAGTGGCaatgtaatattttacaatcAAGCTGAAAAATCAACAGAACCCACAAGAAATATTAGTGTTGACGATAGAAACGTGGAAATGAATGGAACTCgacaaagaaaaaagaagaaaaacgTTTTTGTTGGAGAATTCCAATTCATAAAATCACCACATTCGATACTCGATCTGTGGAAGGAATACACAGAGGGTATAAATGGCCAGCCATCGATTAGAGAACTGGaatcaatatatcaaaCAGGATGGAGACGTGACCCAGCTGTAAATAAAAGGTTCTCGAGAAGGAAAGTACTATACAAAGCAATCGAAAATGGTTTGAATAGAGGCTATACATTAGAATATATCATCGATCTGCTAGAAGATTTTAGATTTACAGATGAAActaaaaaacaaaaacgACCAATAGGTTGGATCTTCCACTCTGCaaatattccaaatttactaaaataa
- the RIM21 gene encoding Rim21p (similar to Saccharomyces cerevisiae RIM21 (YNL294C); ancestral locus Anc_3.63), which produces MSFFDTWEVLKPMHNDYMSCTEHFLGDGMLLSPAFPIACFYADHISFKGYCKRNSPSYVMSKAKRLLEISYLDSVERDWEKYRGMLGPEGGDFRFSVYVLTVVVTINLVACLFLSIYLFLAIHDRHRQFFLNIVRFAAVLSSITLILFTSRMLLLIQDEFNNLGVVTAHLIAYTLGNRLDFKILDFIAISLLQFCQLINVTRLVSTLEEKRFSFIAGFIMVMVSNILYAVSLFSSGSDSLTVLNPFVYLLRIAISTSYAAIVISFIIAKYKLCFINFSLGFLSIYSFLLVLFQVLFFFFDLANVWINSIGEIFNLTAYVASTAIVWEWINRIFVVQKKKEAQSILGRTIYAEENVDHKIAKYALKIQDALTRTISTEYSDKNSFLNDDRSSELMLRPFDEHSLNAHSTKDGKDDEIVFNIDKNQERVLTGSSSMNQTSYELSGISTCIEDSSFHNSQNSRSVTAYFKEKLHMSYNKLIMLTDYMLIKILGQNSINLSTTNGEEIENNKRKVKQRIGLDKVNDVHLYKTTDIIFNSDDEDYDTED; this is translated from the coding sequence ATGAGTTTTTTTGATACTTGGGAGGTCCTCAAACCAATGCATAATGACTATATGTCCTGTACGGAACACTTTTTGGGCGATGGTATGTTACTGTCACCAGCTTTCCCTATAGCATGTTTCTATGCTGATCATATTAGTTTTAAAGGGTACTGTAAACGAAATAGTCCGTCCTATGTCATGTCTAAAGCCAAACGACTGTTGGAGATATCTTATTTGGATAGCGTGGAAAGAGATTGGGAGAAATATCGAGGAATGTTAGGGCCCGAAGGAGGTGACTTCAGATTCTCTGTTTATGTACTAACTGTGGTAGTTACTATTAATTTAGTGGCCTGCTTGTTTCTgagtatttatttattcttgGCAATCCATGATAGACATAGACAGttctttttaaatataGTGAGGTTCGCAGCTGTGCTCTCCTCAATAACTTTGATTCTTTTCACTTCAAGAATGTTATTGCTAATACAAGATGagtttaataatttaggTGTGGTGACTGCCCACTTGATTGCATACACGTTAGGTAACAGGCTggattttaaaatattggaTTTCATAGCAATAtctcttcttcaattttgtcaattaattaatgtCACTCGGCTAGTATCAACGCTAGAGGAAAAGAGATTTTCTTTCATAGCAGGTTTCATAATGGTTATGGTTTCTAACATACTTTATGCCGTCTCTCTCTTTTCATCTGGAAGTGATTCTTTAACCGTATTAAACCCATTCGTTTATCTGTTAAGAATTGCAATATCTACGTCATACGCCGCAATCGTTATTTCGTTTATTATAGCAAAGTATAAACTTTGTTTCATCAACTTTTCTCTAGGATtcttatcaatatattcatttttactGGTCCTGTTCCAAGTcctgtttttttttttcgaTTTGGCAAATGTATGGATAAATAGTATTGGtgaaatctttaatttaaCTGCTTATGTTGCTTCAACAGCTATCGTATGGGAATGGATAAATAGAATTTTTGTagttcaaaagaaaaaagaagcACAGAGTATATTAGGAAGGACTATTTATGCGGAGGAAAATGTTGATCACAAAATAGCTAAATATGCATTAAAAATTCAGGATGCATTAACAAGAACAATAAGTACAGAATATTCAGATAAAAACTCTTTCCTCAATGATGATAGAAGCTCAGAATTAATGCTGAGGCCTTTTGATGAGCATTCATTAAATGCACACAGTACAAAAGATGGCAAAGACGACGAAATTGTGTTTAATATCGATAAGAACCAAGAAAGAGTACTAACAGGAAGTTCATCCATGAATCAAACTTCTTATGAATTAAGTGGCATCAGCACATGCATAGAAGATTCGAGTTTCCATAATAGTCAAAATTCAAGATCAGTGACCGCATATTTCAAGGAGAAATTACATATGTCATATAATAAACTAATTATGTTAACTGATTACATGCTGATAAAAATCCTTGGACAAAACTCGATCAATTTGTCAACTACAAATGGGGAggaaatagaaaataataaacgCAAAGTGAAGCAGAGAATTGGTTTAGATAAGGTGAATGATGTACATTTGTACAAAACAACTGATATCATATTTAATTCAGACGATGAGGACTATGATACTGAAGATTAG
- the RPS19B gene encoding 40S ribosomal protein eS19 (similar to Saccharomyces cerevisiae RPS19B (YNL302C) and RPS19A (YOL121C); ancestral locus Anc_3.51), whose amino-acid sequence MPGVSVRDVAAQDFINAYATFLQRQGKLEVPGYVDIVKTSSGNEMPPQDSEGWFYKRAASVARHIYLRKQVGVGKLNKLYGGAKSRGARPSKHIDASGSINRRVLQALEKIGVVEISPKGGRRISENGQRDLDRIAAQTLEEEE is encoded by the exons ATGCCAGGTGTTTCCGTTAG AGACGTTGCTGCTCAAGATTTCATCAACGCTTATGCTACCTTCTTGCAAAGACAAGGTAAATTAGAAGTTCCAGGTTACGTTGACATTGTCAAGACCTCTTCTGGTAATGAAATGCCACCACAAGATTCTGAAGGTTGGTTCTATAAGAGAGCTGCTTCCGTCGCCAGACACATCTACTTAAGAAAACAAGTTGGTGTCGGTAAGTTAAACAAATTATACGGTGGTGCTAAGTCCAGAGGTGCTAGACCATCCAAGCACATTGACGCTTCCGGTTCTATTAACAGAAGAGTCTTACAAGCTTTAGAAAAGATTGGTGTTGTCGAAATCTCTCCAAAGGGTGGTAGAAGAATCTCTGAAAATGGTCAAAGAGATTTAGATCGTATTGCCGCTCAAActttagaagaagaagagtaA
- the MRX6 gene encoding Mrx6p (similar to Saccharomyces cerevisiae YNL295W; ancestral locus Anc_3.62): protein MIISRYGLRSCFSKRISTLTNSKCNQTRSYSSASDKKPQALAKSKKKKVSKNEEIDNYNKGMETIRKYDPNFANNTSTKLHGLKKSLLVPKVASTDNLSSAEIQTEGLFAGYRPLFLGNSSLETNSKLDVLDNFFTSFANLKVSAPESETDSYNSGQIKDVIDDLQNGLESEQEQSSLTRENRKPIIPWDASIGGMVYSDKAFKDLPKSVVSKLSPFKLVKLERSQDKSQVKPKRFIKIKVHNSKVSDDLEMVNLFDSDKTKHYDKHIQDGSIIGVTRDQMIKDRKEYENEMNHYLLLFRFLKSDQRLYITYLDKLMRFLERQIFKKIKLHTHSPVLLYRLPIFIYLPPSSIGIKSLRRILRKQIINQSSPLMSILLPCYEKEFQREKLLSKFNNKVNTLLNDLIIALPSYHIHDTDTDCIIQQSPVPNFKRLYWLKPTLRKNVFYGKNIHQEYVFNYSKSYDITRSNIKYMRYPIGLRSKTVKEAFSKDRFYD from the coding sequence atgattATTAGTCGATATGGATTGCGCAGTTGTTTTTCCAAGAGGATTAGTACCTTAACAAATAGTAAATGTAATCAGACAAGAAGTTATTCCTCTGCATCTGATAAGAAGCCACAAGCGTTGGCCAAGtctaagaaaaaaaaagtatcCAAGAATGAGGAGATAGACAATTATAATAAGGGAATGGAGACCATCAGAAAATATGACCCTAATTTTGCCAATAATACATCTACGAAATTGCATGGTTTGAAAAAATCACTACTGGTTCCAAAAGTGGCATCTAcagataatttatcatcaGCTGAAATTCAAACAGAGGGTCTCTTTGCAGGTTATCGACCTTTATTTCTGGGGAACTCGTCATTGGAGACCAATTCAAAATTGGATGTTTTGGATAATTTCTTTACTTCATTCGCTAATTTAAAGGTTTCTGCACCCGAGTCTGAAACAGATAGTTACAATTCAGGTCAAATTAAAGATGTTATAGATGATTTACAAAATGGTTTAGAGTCAGAACAAGAACAGAGTTCTTTGACTAGAGAAAATAGAAAACCTATCATACCATGGGATGCATCAATTGGTGGTATGGTTTATTCTGATAAAGCTTTCAAGGACCTGCCTAAAAGTGTAGTTTCGAAATTGTCACCATTCAAGTTAGTGAAACTTGAAAGGTCCCAAGATAAATCTCAGGTAAAGCCCAAACgtttcattaaaataaaagtaCATAATTCAAAAGTCAGCGACGACCTAGAAATGGTAAATCTGTTTGATTCTGACAAAACTAAGCACTATGATAAGCATATTCAAGACGGGTCAATTATTGGTGTTACTCGAGATCAGATGATAAAAGATAGGAAGGAGTATGAAAATGAGATGAATCATTATCTCCTGCTCTTTagatttttgaaatcaGATCAAAGACTCTATATCACTTATCTCGATAAATTAATGAGGTTTTTAGAGAGACAAATCtttaaaaagataaaattacaTACCCATAGTCCTGTTTTGTTATATCGTCTGCccatatttatatatttgccACCAAGCAGTATTGGAATAAAATCACTGAGAAGAATATtaagaaaacaaattataaatcaATCATCCCCTCTCAtgtcaatattattaccatGTTATGAGAAGGAGTTCCAAAGAGAAAAGTtgttatcaaaatttaataataaagttaataCTTTACtcaatgatttaataatagCGTTACCTTCATATCATATCCATGATACTGATACTGATTGTATAATTCAACAAAGTCCAGTTCCTAACTTTAAGAGACTATATTGGTTAAAACCTACTTTAAGAAAGAATGTTTTCTATGGGAAAAATATCCATCAAGAATACGTTTTCAATTATAGCAAAAGTTATGACATTACAAGGagtaatattaaatatatgcGATATCCAATTGGCCTTAGATCTAAAACTGTAAAAGAGGCCTTTAGTAAAGATAGGTTTTATGATTGA
- the TRF5 gene encoding non-canonical poly(A) polymerase TRF5 (similar to Saccharomyces cerevisiae TRF5 (YNL299W) and PAP2 (YOL115W); ancestral locus Anc_3.58) — translation MMSEKVQPDLIEVSSEVSEIDDNYDDYEGHLSKATEQVDSAKKRKFAEDEDESVNRKKNNPVLKLANDIDKNNDFIAFSESSSDEEEVKEDGDEGVDKDGATILNTDFPWIINHDHSKQKEVADWLTLEIRDFVSYISPNRTEIEMRNQTINNIRNSIKEHWPDADLHVFGSYATDLYLPGSDIDCVINSNKGDKGSRSLMYSLASFLKRKGLATDITIIANARVPIIKFVEPVSGIHIDVSFERDNGLDAANIIRSWLTSTPSLRELVLIVKQFLNSRRLNDVHTGGLGGFSIICLVYSFLSLHPRIITKEIDARENLGILLIDFFELYGKNFGYDHVALTVRDNQPKYLPKSQWKGLNAKNSFTLAIQDPGDETNNISRGSFNLRDIKKAFAGAFDLLTNRCFELEAASFKDRLGKSILGNVIKYRGVERDFNDDRGLVKNKAIEENKSYIKKRSSIVHDAQDLSDDERQHPRKRNKTSSRKKPVPKENNEDEDDDYIPVLE, via the coding sequence ATGATGTCAGAAAAAGTTCAACCGGACCTTATTGAAGTTTCAAGCGAAGTATCTGAAATAGATGATAACTACGATGATTATGAAGGACATTTGAGTAAAGCAACTGAGCAAGTTGACAGCGCTAAGAAGAGGAAATTTGCTGAAGATGAGGATGAATCTGTGaacagaaaaaaaaataatccGGTTCTCAAGCTGGCTAATGacattgataaaaataatgattttattgcGTTTTCTGAATCAAGTTccgatgaagaagaagttaagGAAGACGGGGACGAAGGTGTTGATAAAGACGGTGCCACTATCTTGAATACTGATTTCCCATGGATCATTAACCATGACCATTCGAAACAAAAAGAAGTTGCCGATTGGTTAACATTAGAAATTAGAGATTTTGTGTCGTATATCTCTCCAAATAGAACTGAAATTGAAATGAGAAATCAAACAATTAACAATATACGTAACTCTATCAAAGAACATTGGCCAGATGCTGATTTGCATGTATTTGGATCTTATGCTACAGATTTATATCTACCCGGTTCCGATATTGATTGTGTGATAAATAGTAACAAAGGTGACAAAGGTAGTAGAAGCCTGATGTACTCTCTTGCTAGTTTCCTGAAACGCAAAGGTTTAGCAACAGATATAACAATTATTGCAAATGCTCGTGTTccaattataaaatttgtaGAGCCAGTATCTGGAATTCACATCGATGTCTCATTCGAAAGGGATAACGGTTTAGATGCGGCTAACATAATAAGATCATGGTTAACTTCCACTCCGAGTTTAAGAGAACTGGTGTTGATTGTCAAGCAATTCCTAAATTCCAGAAGATTAAATGATGTTCATACTGGTGGACTGGGTggtttttcaattatttgttTAGTATATTCATTCTTATCGTTACATCCAAGAATAATCACTAAAGAGATTGACGCTAGAGAGAATTTAGGTATTCTACTGATTGACTTTTTTGAACTATATGGGAAGAATTTTGGCTATGATCATGTTGCATTGACAGTACGTGATAATCAGCCGAAATATCTACCGAAATCGCAATGGAAAGGTTTAAATGCGAAAAATTCATTCACGTTAGCTATTCAAGACCCAGGTGAcgaaacaaataatatcagCAGAGGTTCCTTCAATTTAAGAGATATCAAGAAGGCGTTTGCCGGCGCATTCGACCTTTTAACTAACAGATGTTTTGAATTAGAAGCTGCCTCATTTAAAGATCGTTTGGGGAAAAGTATATTAGGTAATGTGATCAAGTATAGAGGTGTCGAGAGAgattttaatgatgataGAGGGTTAGTTAAGAATAAAGCTATAGAAGAAAACAAGAGCtacattaaaaaaagaagcaGCATTGTCCACGATGCACAAGATCTTTCGGATGATGAACGCCAACATCCAAGGAAACGAAATAAAACTTCATCAAGAAAGAAACCTGTGCCCAAggaaaataatgaagatgaagatgatgattaCATTCCAGTGTTAGAATAG
- the CLA4 gene encoding serine/threonine protein kinase CLA4 (similar to Saccharomyces cerevisiae CLA4 (YNL298W) and SKM1 (YOL113W); ancestral locus Anc_3.60) produces the protein MSLSAAANNISDTDFQNIGPAPKPPISSSILNSMNELGKNSTGYNQTQPIGDISSPFDFQRNNSSRAFNNAAQYPASATLTMTNRKGWISYKDDGLLSFLWQKRYIVVNDLYLSFYKNEKTTDDPLLRVPLTNIVSISRTQVKVNCMEIVRTTDRNSVPSATGSLSNINSSNDTATKKSIFISTKTEVELNSWLDLLFTRCPLLSGVSSPTNFTHKVHVGFDPETGSFVGMPTNWEKLLKHSRITGEDWNNDSAAVIQVLQFYQQYNDVDGSGANVQSNVNKIEKVKSNSTSSPVDSLPYGSSSHLPGTNHSSSTSLNNIDNQNKKLQLNYGHQNTGNSTMVKQNRSSPLGQQGLLPQIQAPMKVPLPTGVPNNNTTNKPLIAPINTKISVNTQNHNQKLPSPINQSGMQQNQKFQQMHQFRPNESPSHPNHPQRMMPRYPQQQQQQQTMNNRAQHNMVNPYSKISATSNKMPGIRGPEAQQIQTSSPPPRLHPQRAAPQRPNVNQALSSTTTINATAAAASAMRQHAKHNVGQPTPANLPPAQRQAPKKPIGTQGAVSTETKKPSKPILSNAEIMARLKQVTFIQDPTPSFEMIEKAGQGASGSVYLAKRSALPPKEDKINQYDEPAKIGDKVAIKQMMLSKQPRKELIVNEILVMKDSRHKNIVNFLEAYLKTEDDLWVVMEYMEGGSLTDIIENSPADESINSPLTESQIAYIVRETCQGLKFLHDRHIIHRDIKSDNVLLDTQGRVKITDFGFCAKLTDQRSKRATMVGTPYWMAPEVVKQREYDEKVDVWSLGIMTIEMLEGEPPYLNEDPLRALYLIATNGTPKLRHPESLSLEIKRFLSVCLCVDVRYRASTEELLHHNFFSLACPPEELLSLLEWKL, from the coding sequence ATGTCTCTGTCGGCAGCTGctaataatatatctgaTACTGATTTCCAGAACATTGGACCTGCTCCGAAACCTCCGATTTCATCATCTATATTAAATTCGATGAATGAACTAGGGAAGAATTCCACTGGGTATAACCAAACTCAGCCGATTGGTGACATATCCTCGCCGTTTGATTTCCAAAGGAATAATAGTTCGAGAGCGTTCAACAATGCTGCGCAGTATCCAGCATCTGCAACTTTAACAATGACAAACAGGAAAGGTTGGATCTCGTATAAGGATGATGGTTTATTGTCATTCTTATGGcaaaaaagatatattgTAGTGAATGATTTGTACCTTTCGttttacaaaaatgaaaaaacgACAGATGATCCCCTATTGAGAGTTCCATTGACGAATATCGTCAGTATCAGTAGAACTCAAGTTAAGGTGAATTGTATGGAAATCGTACGTACAACAGACAGGAATTCAGTACCCTCAGCTACAGGTAGCTTATCGAACATAAACTCATCTAATGATACAGcaacaaaaaaatctaTCTTTATATCTACAAAAACAGAAGTCGAGCTAAATAGTTGGTTGGATTTGTTGTTTACAAGATGTCCATTATTAAGTGGCGTATCATCACCAACTAATTTTACACATAAAGTGCATGTGGGTTTTGATCCAGAAACTGGTAGTTTTGTAGGGATGCCAACAAATTGGGAAAAATTACTAAAACATTCCAGAATTACAGGTGAAGATTGGAATAATGATTCAGCAGCCGTCATACAAGTGTTACAGTTTTATCAGCAGTATAATGATGTAGATGGCAGTGGCGCAAATGTCCAGAGcaatgtaaataaaatagaaaaagTGAAATCAAACTCTACTTCAAGCCCCGTGGACAGTTTGCCTTACGGTAGCTCTTCACATTTGCCAGGAACAAATCATAGTAGTTCAACTTCactaaataatatagaCAATCAGAATAAGAAGTTGCAGTTAAACTACGGTCATCAAAATACGGGAAATTCTACAATGGTAAAACAAAACCGGAGCTCTCCATTAGGTCAACAAGGTTTATTGCCACAGATACAAGCACCAATGAAGGTTCCTTTGCCAACTGGTGTACCGAATAATAACACGACTAATAAACCTTTAATAGCTCCTATTAATACAAAAATTTCAGTAAATACTCAAAATcataatcaaaaattacCATCGCCAATTAATCAAAGTGGTATGCAACAGAATCAGAAATTCCAACAAATGCATCAATTTAGACCTAATGAGTCGCCCTCACATCCGAATCATCCACAACGTATGATGCCGCGTTACCCAcagcagcaacagcaacagcaaaCTATGAATAATAGGGCTCAGCATAATATGGTAAATCCTTACTCTAAAATATCAGCCacatcaaataaaatgcCAGGTATCAGAGGTCCAGAGGCTCAACAAATTCAAACTTCTTCTCCTCCACCTAGATTGCATCCACAACGTGCTGCTCCTCAACGACCAAATGTTAATCAAGCCCTTTCATCGACTACAACTATCAATGCTACTGCTGCTGCGGCATCGGCAATGAGGCAACATGCTAAACATAATGTTGGACAACCAACTCCAGCAAATTTACCACCAGCTCAAAGACAGGCTCCGAAAAAACCAATCGGTACACAAGGTGCTGTGTCTActgaaacaaaaaaaccATCTAAACCAATTCTATCAAATGCAGAAATTATGGCCAGGCTAAAGCAAGTCACTTTCATTCAAGATCCTACTCCAAGCTTTGAAATGATCGAGAAAGCTGGACAAGGTGCAAGTGGTTCTGTCTACTTGGCAAAAAGATCCGCACTACCGCCtaaagaagataaaattaatcaatatgATGAACCTGCGAAGATTGGTGATAAAGTTGCTATTAAACAAATGATGCTATCTAAACAACCTCGTAAAGAATTGATtgtaaatgaaattttagTAATGAAAGATTCACGccataaaaatattgttaacTTTTTAGAAGCATATTTGAAAACAGAAGATGATTTATGGGTAGTTATGGAATATATGGAAGGCGGTTCTTTAACcgatattattgaaaattcgCCAGCTGACGAAAGCATCAACTCCCCATTGACTGAATCACAAATCGCCTACATAGTTCGTGAAACTTGCCAAGGTCTAAAATTCTTACACGATAGGCACATTATCCATAGAGATATAAAATCTGATAATGTCTTATTGGACACACAAGGCCGTGTTAAGATCACCGATTTTGGTTTCTGTGCGAAATTAACTGATCAAAGAAGTAAAAGAGCTACTATGGTCGGTACTCCTTATTGGATGGCTCCAGAAGTTGTTAAGCAACGTGAATATGATGAAAAAGTGGATGTATGGTCATTAGGTATTATGACTATTGAAATGTTAGAAGGTGAACCTCCATACTTAAATGAAGATCCATTAAGGGCGTTATACTTAATCGCAACAAATGGTACACCTAAATTAAGACACCCAGAGTCACTTTctttagaaataaaaagattCTTGAGTGTTTGTCTATGTGTTGATGTCAGATATAGAGCATCTACagaagaattattacaccataattttttcagtCTAGCATGTCCTCCAGAGGAATTACTATCGCTATTAGAATGGAAATTATAG